The stretch of DNA GTGGAAACAGGAGctggaaaggtggagagacaTGCATATCAATGTACCTTGTTTTGCTCTTCCTGAACTGCAATACTGGTGTGCAGATATGCTGAAGCACTGGGAAAGACTTATAAAATTTCCTGAGTATTTCACTACACAATTCTTAACTTACTACCTTAATTGAACGTGAAATTGTTTTCACTTACTATCTTCTGTAACTGAAAACCACAATCCTAAAAACTTACGACACAACTAGAAAGTCTTTGGAGTTATCATAAGGCTTTCTAGCACAAGGTAAACTTCAAGGCAATTTatcaagaaaacattttcttgaaCCATGAAGCTAGGGATATGTGCAGATAAAAGGATTATcaagggtagttgattgattttctAAATAACAGGATCTGAAAAATCCTGGAAGAAAACTAGGGTGTGGAAATGAGTGACTATTGGGTAACAGGTAGGAAAACGTGGAGACCAGTTTGAATAAACGAGCATACACTGTGTCTTCATTAGGAATCATTTCCTTCACATATACAactacatcaaggaaacacttctacAAAATCTACgatctcattcatttttaaaatcagtttgcaAGGAAATTTGTATTCTCAATACCTTAGGTTAAAAGTACTTGGATTTTGATATTTACCCCTAAGTATATCTGGCACTCTCAGTCATTTCTTGATCACATGGTTTCTTGATAAAAGATGACTAAAATAGTAATGAtgctaaaaaaaattaacatcctGCCTAGAGCTCAGGACAGCAGGCACAATGCACTTAACCATTTCTTGTTATTGAGCTCACCAAACTAAACCAATGGAATGACTTACTATTTAGTCCACTTAAAATAagatcattttcctttttaaataatttatttttagacaAGTTgttattcagaaaaataatatcaaaatGTGTTAATTCATACTGATTTTAAATAAGCATTGAGCATTTGGCCTGAACTTACCCTTTGGTACCCTATTTTCTTCTTACTTGACACTTCATTCTATTAATACACCAATGAAAGGAATTAGAAGAAAATGAATAGCATTTCAATTTGGATGCAGATATTTTGTACTCATACTAATAACAGCTCATGCTTTCAaaggaatggaaaaataaaaccatatgtGGTAACACAGAGTGCTGTAGTCATAAGTTATCCAAACATACAACCATTTCCATTACACAATTAAGCAGCCAGTTCTACCACACGACAAAACATCTGATTAAAAAAGCTTACAACCAATGCTCTAAGAAGAAAACATTATTGAAAATAGTTGTAAAATATACCCTCGTAAAATGgcagttttttttaacattaaaaccTTGTTTCAGAAGTTCCCCGCTTTAGGTTGTTACTCAAAAACTCATCATGTTCAAAACTCAAATTATTGTGTGATCTGGAAATCATGAGAAGCTTCTCCTTATTGGTGAAGTCCTTTTTAATTGCAGCCTGGGGCACAAGCAATCTATCCATCGGGTCCTCTTTGTTCTCCAGTTTCATATACCCTTTGCTGTTGCTTCGATCCAAACGAGGCCAACTTGGATGCTTCCGCTGCTCTGCCTGAACCGTTAGTGTGGAGGGACCTCGCTCTAAGTCTAAGGATTTTGAGTGTGATGAGAGCAAATGCAGGGAGGTATTGGATCCAAATTGTCTTCTAGCAGCCCCAGGCGACAAGAACtgcccagccccaggtcccagagCCACGGAAGATTTGTACTGACTTGACAATGATTCCCCAACAGAGTAATTCCTTGGCAGCCCCATGCTGACTGGCTGGAAGGATTCACTGGCACTGGGCAGAGGGACCATGAGGGAATCCATTGACAAATTTCGTGACTTACTTTTGACATTATCAACATCCTCAGTGATGTTATCAATACTTGGCTCATCAATCACACAGTTATTAAGTTTGATCACAGGCAATGTAAAAGCACTGATGGAAGATGACACAATTGATTTTGTTTCACACTTCCTAGGGCCACTGGTCTTCTCATCAGCTGCTGTAGAAGAAGGTGGATAGAGGCCAAACACAGAGACAGCACTgtcagagagcagaggaggcatCAGGTGGCCAACACTCTTACTTTCATTCAGCATGAGTTCATCCTCCTCCACAGAGCTATCCATTCGGAAACTGCTCCGGAAACCTGAGAAAGAGGCAATAGTATTGGCTGCCAATCTCGAGGCACAGGAGCTCCCATTCTGTCTTACTTCTGTTTCTCCCACCAATCCAGTGTACATGCCATTCATGTGCTTTTGCTCTTTGATTCTCAGCGTGTGGATGTCAATGACTGTGGAATAGATATCCCGCATGTGTATGATTTTGGTTTCTTTGTCACGGTTTTCATGCAGGATGGCATTAGCACAGATGAAGATGAAAATACCAATGCCCATGGTGAAAGGACcaagcattttcattttatcagAATGCAAGTGCTGCTCAAAGAAGCGAACCACCACACCTCCTTGGTTTCGAATAACCTGAGTTTCATTGGTTGACAAGGTTGTTTCAGCATTGATGAAATGTTCTTTCTGGGGCCAATACCCAAGCACAGCCATTGCTATGCCTACAATAGAGATAAGAACTCCTAAGATGAGAAAAAAACCAGAAGGGGAATAAAGCCGAATTTTGCCACGAACAACCACAACATCAGCCCGGGGCCGCCGGCGGACAGGCTTCTTCTCCTGAGCAGCAGGTGACGGAGTGAGGTTGACATGGTGCTGTGATCGGGCAGAGTCTTGCCTTTTCAAGGCAGCTAGGCCAGTTATCACTCCTCCCGTTGCTATCATTCTGTGGCCTTTTAAtctggaaagaaaggaaagagaagatgaTCTAGATAGGTCCTTGGGATGTGATAATCAGTTCAGTCCCATTCAATATTGGTGTGgcatttctgtttctgcttcataTGATAGAATGGAGCAGAATAATAGCATTTTAATTGACATAATTTTGGTAAAAGTTTTCTTTATTGACTAACATAAAATTTTGGATATTTCCTTTTCTTGGCTAGGTAAACATTTCCATTCATGATGGTTAGTTCAAGATACATTCTATTGAAAAATCCTTTACCACAAGACTGATCAAAAGACTGTCTCTAACACACAGGCATCCATGATTACTCCTATACTATTCCAAATAAACAGAGAAATCCAGAATATATAATTCCTACAAAGTAAACCCAAGGTTTACAGAGATTATGCTTTATAGAAGTCAGTCCTTAAATGTCTCCTGTGAAAGTCATTAGGAGACCCTCTACATTTAATTTTCAGCTTTcaattttcctcttccttttttctgtttccatagaCTTAACTTGTCCCCCTTTTCTTGAAACTCTCTTTTCTCTCATCTTTCATGATTCTAAGACATCCTGGCTACACCCTGACTGTTTTGACCATTTCAATTTGGCTTCTTCTCCCCTCACCTAAAAGTAGAGCACCTTTCCCCTACAGTTCTGTCCTTGCCTAATTTCTCTTCTATGATTTCCCTTGATGTTTATATCTATTCCTGGATCTTCCCCATTTCCTGTATGTTGATGAGCCCCAGGTCTATACTTTAGGTGAGTAGCAACTGAACATTTCAATTGTCCATtcggggatatatatatatatatatatatatatatatatatatccagcaACATAGAACACATTTCTACCACATATAAGCTATACTATTTGACCTGATTTTTCTAGATACTCAGTGTGTTTTATTACCATGTGCCCAAATCCTAATTTTATGTTGGATAATTTGTGTATGGCTACATGAACAAATGTTTTGTTTGTCTTTGcaagatcttttttaaaagaaaatctaatttactttattgtgaaatatataaaatttgttcactttatatctGAATGTTTAGTGGGGTAAGTTATCAAGTTTGCCTTTACTTTGCTATAGATATCAAGTTATCTATAACTCCTAAAATCCTAGAATCTTTCACTAAATATTAGTGTTTCTTGATCCCACCCTTCTCCTACCTACTTTaacccagcctagtccagctCATATTAACTCTTCTTGAATCACTATAATAACTTTCAAGCTTATATCCCAAACCTTAGTTTCCCATTCTTTAAAACTGATGGCACACACAGATGGCAGATGAACTACATCAAGATGCAACTCAGACTCTCTGCTTGAGtggaataatgaataaaatatccccaattaccttttaaaatttaatctagGATTCCAGGCACAACTGAGTTTATCTCTAATTATTCCCTTTACCTGACATAATCTAGAACCCAGTGAACATTCTGTTCTGTGCAGATACTGAGACTTTCTTTGTTAGGAATGTTTAAACTCTGTAGGTTCCCCACTCAACCATTCCCAGTCTTCATAGAGTGCCATTTGGCTAATCATCAAATTTCATCTTCTTTATAAAGTCTTCTCTGACCTATTCCTCACTTTCCACACAACCTCTCACTCCTTAAGGCATCTCAACTAGTTTTCTGTGGCATTCGCCATATTATGAAGTTTTAGTTTTTCCACTTCTTGGGGTCAAACATCAGATTTAATTAATGAATTCAGAACAATCAACTGTAACACCTAGCACTTACCTAGTGAGACCATTATATTATCATAACAATTTTTCCAGCTAAAAATAtgggaaaacaaaattaacagcCAAACAAAAAAGCAGTATGTTTCAGTTAGAAAATAACATTTGTCTTGATGGGTAATACATAGTGTTTAACAATGACGAATTTGTTTACAGGAAGCagagaatattaaaaagaaatgcagactTCAGAAAACTTCTGAGAGAGGGTTTCTTTAAGGCATCAACTTTGATCCTTGCTGAATTGTGTTcacctttttaaaatcttttttttccttttagatttcTATTTATGATTTCCGAATTTCTGTGTGGGGTTGTGGATAGAACCTACAGTTTTACAAAGCTGATAAATAAATCCAGCCTTCAGTAGAATTATAATTAGGATTATAATTAGAATTAGGATTAAATGAATGCTGGAAGaacaaattaatctttaacaTATCATTCTGGTGTATGCAACTGATCAAAATGTTCACACTAGAGTTTAGAACTTTGACTAAAATAAATCTCAGTGTCAACACATTCTCCCAAACCCAAACCTGTTCCAAGTGTTTGAACCAACTGCTTAGATTAGATTAGTCTTCTAACCTGGTTATTTCCATGTGGCAGGCTAAGGATTTATTCTGAAATCCTTCTAAATTGAATGGAAACAAGGGCAAAAGCCTTTCATTTGGTTTAAATTGCATTCCATACAAATTCCTAGTCCTCCTTCATTTTTCAGTAAGCACTGCCACTTTCTATTTTTGAGGCTGATAGAAGGGAAATAGGAACAAGAAAAGTCTAAGAAAacataaagggagaaaaatggaaagcagaCATAAAAGGTTGTACTTCTATGTGAACAAGCAAAGTAGGAGAGACTAGATTAGAAGGGAAGCAAGGGTAGCCTTAAGAATACACAACAAAGGGAGGAAAAACCTATGGAGTAGTTTGGAAACAACAACTGCTACGTAAAAAGGAGAGCACGCTTCTACAGTTCAATCTGCCCATCTACCCTGCTCCAGCACATACAGGGGCACCAAAGTCTTCCTTCAGAATTAAGGTAAATGAACACTACACCAGGCCATATTATAACTCAGAGGCCTGACCTAAACCTTGGGTGGAAAGCAAAGGTGAGCTAATTCAGTTATGGCTTTCAAGAGACATACATTTTGTGAAGGAGCTCAGACACGTACATTAAACAGCAAATGCAGCAAATGCCATTTCTAGATGCCTACATTTTACACTCATCCACACTACAGTTGAAGTAAGACACAAAcattattgtaattattttacGAAAATTCATCTGGGAGAAGAATATTGTAATGAAGAAGTCATATCAGAAACagcaggatgccagtgtcacaaccAGATGCTAGGGAAGCCACCAAGGCCAGAGGAACAAAGCCACAGCATACTGCATCATCTAACCATCATCGGTCTGCAATGTTCAGGACATGCAAGACAGCCTGCATCTACCTGTTCAGATGTGCTTCAAAGCCACATCTCTTCCATTCTACACTTTGTCCCTGTTTCTCACATTTTGCTGTGTGTTTTCCTCCGCCTGGGAATATAGGCACCCCGTTGACTAATCTTTTGTAACAAACTGCATCATTCTTCCAGCTTTTAGCAATAACAGTCCTGATCGTAGTAATAGCTAACCCCTACTGTTTGTGTCACACGCTGTTCTGAGTGCTTTTACGTCTAAAAACATTTGTGCGCATACCAATTGTGGAGCTGGTGTAAGATCTATGATTTCTATTTTGCAGATAATAAAACTCAGGCTTGGAGGGTGCAAGTCAGTTGCTGAGTGCCATGTAGCTAGGGAAGTGGCCCAGTGCCTTTGGTCCTCTAGAACATGAGGATGGAATTCCAAATTCACTTTTTCTTGaggtttccttttcctttcattgtttcttaagtttgatttctatttccaTCCTTTACCACAGCCTGAAGAATGCTGTTCTGCTTTGAAGACTAGAACTGGGAGTCAAACCAACGTCCAGTACTGAAGCCTCAGAGGACACATGGGAGAAGCTTTGCGTGTGTGAAGATGAAAGGTCTGATCCTGGATTGAAATCCTCACACCTGCATGGGACCCCTTGGGTGGACATCCGGCCCCTCACACCCGCATGGGACTCCTTGGGTGGACATCTAGCCTTTCAGCCTGCATTGGGCCCCTTGGGTGGACATCTGGTCTTTCACGCCTGCATTGGGCCCCTTGGGTGGACATCTGGCCTGTCACGCCTGCACTGGGCCCCTTGGGTGGACATCCGGCCCCTCATGCCTGCATGGGACTCCTTGGAAATACATTTGGAACCTCATGCCTGTGCAGGTCCCCTTCAAGATCTGAAGGGGAAGCCTCAGAACCAACCACTCTCCTCCCCCATGTCACACCCCTGCTCTTCACTCTTCAGCACCCTGAAAGGGCAGGATTCCATCTGATTTCCTCAAATACCCACCTGAACAATTTTACTGCAGTTCATTTTGTCAAAGGGCACAGAGTTTTTACTTATTGTTCTCTCTTAACCCCATGTCTGTCTTCCAAAACTGTTGTCCCTCTAAGTTTGGGTTCATGTGGAAATATTATAAACCTAACTGATCGTGCATGAATATTCTGAAATTGAGCAAAGCATACAGCAAAGTCCTGTGGCTCTCTAGGCAGTGTTCATTTGCTTGGAAATTTATTCATAAAATTCATATAAATGGAAATGGTCATTACAGTAGGTGTAAGGGTCAAATTATATTCCATACACAGAACAAAATGATCTGCACGcaattctctcctcccctcccctcccttcccttcccctcccctcccctctcctctcctctcctctcctctcctctcctctcctctcctctcctctcctctcctctcctctcctctcctcccctctcctctcctctcttcctctctcctccttcctcttttctttctttctctctctctctctctctctctttctttcttgagaCTGTTCAATGACTTAAACATAAATCtaaaggagagaggggaagcGACAGTGTTCCCAGAGACTTCAggaaaaaatcatgatttttttttcaaaaacaaataaatatgcatataattCTGCCttgagaattaaaaaatatttcagttaaCTATTAGCTGCATACTGATgagttttccttccctcccccccattCACTGTAACTACAATTTCTCTAGTCACAAATACCAAGATTATCAActtaaaatttcacaaaatataCCTTCCTCCTCGCTGCATGAACCAGGACACAGGTAGGTTATCTCCAGGTATGTCACCTTAGGTGAATCTGAGCTGAATCGTCAATCCTGGGAGTCACATGCAGGAAATCGCTCTCCTCCTCAACATGGATATGCACACTTTTGCCTTCACCCAAGCACCTGCCCACCTCGGTCTCCTTTCCCTCTGTCTGGCCCATGCCGAGTCTATCCCTTTCAGCTGAAAgctctttctcctgctctgtatGTCACATGTGTAACAGAACACCATATGCAGTCTGTCTTAATCTTCAGGCTTAGTTGCTCCTATTCTTGCTCTGCCAATAATTTTTAAAGCCCCCTTTTGTTGTCCTGTCCCAGTTTTGTAAGCTAAAGAATGTTCTGGAATTCCATGGCATTCGTCCAGACTGGTTTTTAATAATCTCACATTCCTGCAAGTTCCCCCTCCCCACATTTGGGTCCTTTCTTCTGACCACCATGGTTTATTATTCTGACCACACATCTGTATATGTCAGGCATTGTTTATATCTGGAATAATGACAATTAAATAGACTAACAGATTTCATAGAGATTCTGAATCCAGACATAAGTAAGAATGCCATCTAAAATTAAGCACTGAATTCAGGGTGAGTAAAATCAGGATTTCAGTTGTCAGAGACCCGATCAACATGTGCTTTTTCAACATGTTCCTTTTTCTGTTGACTCTTCCAGTAGTCCAGGACGTATAAATTTTCCTGCAATGTAGTAAGTGCTCAGTGAGTATCTGATGACTATGAACTCTCTTGATAAATTCTTAAGTATGCTCCAAATGTGTCAAGCATTATGGACACGGTTTAATAAAACCTAGTCAGTGGTTTCAAGGAATATGGAGTCCAGAGGGAAAGCatgtaaagaaaatatttgaagcgAAATGCACTGTGAGAATGGAATTCGGAGTTTCCTGCAGAATGCGTTTTCACATTACCTGGAGGAGTCAGGGGAGACTTGCCACAAGTGGTAACTATGAATGGAGCCTTGGTGCATCAGGAGGAGTGTGCTAGGCAGACagactaatttatttttgttactgatTGTTTGACAAGGTCCTGtgatttttcttcatcttctccattttaaatatgtttaatgCCCTCTTATTTATACATTGGGATTTTTACCCTTTATCCAGAGGTCTGAAGCACACTAGAATGTGAAACTATCTGCTCAAAAGAAAGAGAAGTTACTCTATGCCTTCAGGACTAAACAAAAACATTATATAAAACTCCCATGTGGTATCTAGAAATGTGACAGATGGAAATATTGTCTGTTTAAGCTAGAACAATTTTAGGACTTTCTTTCCCGTAGAGACATTTTAGACTTCTAGAATGGGATTTATAATCCATATCTTCAAAAGAGTTGAAAGAAAACTCCTATGAGTAGCAATTAATTGAATAAAACAAAgcttacaaagaaaaaatgggAGCAGGTATGTGACCTAACAGTCAAGATAACAGGTTAAGATATCTATATGGCATATCCGAATTTGAGTTATTGGTTTCAATCCCAATttgagcttcctgctgaggcatactacagagcaacagtGATGGCTAAACTTGCTTCTGCCACAAACATGGAAAGCCTGGGTTGAGTTCATGTTCCTAGTTggggcttggctcagccccagccattaccaATATTTTGGCAATGAACTAgtgatagtctctctctctctctctctctctatttcaaataaatttaaaattttgcttcaacTGAAAATTAGGAATGGAATAGAGATCACCCTCTGAGGCGCACCCTGATGGGTTTGCACATGGGCAATACAATTGGGTACCAAAATCCTACTCCTTGCTTCATTACTTGGTAGATATGCAATCTTGGATAAGTTGCACTATTCTTATCGCAGTTCAGTTCTTCCATGTGTAAAATGCCTTGTTTAAGACACAGTGTTCTATTCACTAGAAGCAGAAGATCTGGGGGCCTGAACTGCTACATACCACAAATAACTAATTAATCACTCTCGTGGAACATttgttttttcatctgtaaaatgagtatAATAACAATGCCTGCAGGGTTGCTGTGAAGCAAACCAGATAATGAATGTAAGGCACCACTGAGATCTGGATATCTGGTCTGTATCAGGGAACACTGCTGTGCAGGAGGGAACGCCACTGCCTGCTGACGCCACATCTCATACGGGCGCTGCTTCACATGCCAGtcgttccacttctgatccagctccctgctaatggcatgggaaagcagaagtgggtccaagtacttaggtccctgcaacccatgctgcggacctggagctcctggctccgaacttgagcctggtccagccctagccattgtaatCACCTGGGAagtaatccagtggatggaagatgtctggctctccctctctttgcatCTTGGATTTTCAAAtagatcaataaataaataatttataaaggtCTACATCAATGATACCAAATAGTTCTGAAAGCATCAATATATATTCACTGTGAAACATGTACCTAAAACAGACTAAAAGTCAAGTGGAAAACAGTCTCTGGATATAGGACTGATAAAATATCGTAAGGACGATGCAAGATCCTAATTCTGTGGCAAGAAGTTTAATCTACAATTTTACCTACATTCTGAatatcctgctggtttgttttagAGAGAGAGGTTTTTAAATCTTCAATATGGTTCTACATCCATATGAAGGCTAGAACTAAGAGGGAATACAGAATGTTTGGGTAATTAGCAGAACAATACTCAAGCCATTAAATATTAAGTATCTATATATGTTCAAGTTCACCCTGAGAACACAGAAAAGGCTGGAAGTAGAGAATGTACTTGGAAATCAACACATCTTCATTGtccataatgcattcaaagtctGCCAGCCTGACAGACAGTTAAAATATGAGCCCAGGCCAATTATGAGCTGTGTGACAATGCCATGCATCAACTGATCACTGAGGACTAAAAACCAGGAAGCCCATGGAACACAGAAGTCCTCTGGAGGGCAAGTAGCAGATCCATAATGAGCTTAGAAAACAGCCTGCTGAGTCCCTGTGGGAAGCAATTTCTGCAGGAACAGAAGAAATTAGAAGCCCATTTCCCCCAAGGTAGAAATATGCTTCCTGCCATGCAATGCAACTCTTTAGAGCTGAACAAGTTTTTACAATGATCCATTCACTGCCTTGTCCTGACAGGAACAACAAACTGCAACCCAGTGAGAAGAAGCTGCTGCTAAAGAAGTCACAACTTTATTAAAAATGACAGGAACTTTAAAAATCTTATAGGAAGTTAGCTGAGAAATTCTGGGAAgagttaaaaacatttaaaaccatCAACTGGATGTTTCACAGAGGTCCTCCCTGCTGCAGGAGAACATCTGGTTACTTCACTTGAGGATCCAGTCACCATGGTTTTGGAGATGGCCTTGGCATGTGAGACTTAGTAATCATTAATGTTCTTTTCAGAGATGTTTATATGGCTGGAAAATCCCCCAAACACTGTTGACATGCCCACAGGACAGGGAAGCTGGAGGGCAGTCATAACCCTagttctagctgcttcacttaGCATCAAATATCTTACATAAGCCTGCCAGTTTTGCAAGGAACATGGTTGTATCAGTTCTCTTCCAGCTACTGACGGTTTCATGCAGTAAGAGCAAAATCACCACCTATTATCAGCAATGAGTAGCACTGTCTTTTCATGCACAGTACATTAGATCTCTTAAAATGCCAATAACTCAATTCATGGTAAAACATTTAAGATCCTACCCTACAAAATACTAGCGAATATTTCACATCACATCATTTTGGCTAGAcaattttacatttgtttttcctgtaagtACAATTTAAACAGAATCATTTTTAGAGCAAAACAGAAAGAAGTACAGAGGGAAGATATTGGATAATGCAGACTGGCAAGACAATCTGCCTACCACTAACACAAAGAATAAAGAATCTACTAAGCTTAGAGATATATAAGTCTCTCACCATTCAGGAgacttgtggggtttttttgtttgttttttgaggcttggaaacaaacaaataagcaaacaaaactaAGACTGTGAGCAAGCCTGTGTTTCTGGTTTTATCCttcatttctcttcctccctgtatagATTAGCTAGAAAATGGGGGGAAACAGACTTTCAGACTCCCAGGTATTAAAAAAAGTAACTGCCAGTTTGCATACTCCTCTTCTCTCCATTTTGGAAATTATTTGCTTATAGATGCAATATGTATGTGCTCCCCTATTTCTGATTCACATGCTGAAATCCTAGACCCCCATCGCACCCTACTCCAGGGGTGGCATCAAGGAGGTGACAGGAAGAGCTTGTGAACAGGATTAGTGCTCTTGAGGCTTAGTTCATTCTGTGCCGCtaaaaaagaaaacctgggaAATTCATTCCTCGGAGTCCTGGGGCCTGAGAAGCCCTAGATTAAGAGGTCGTACCTGGTGAGGACCTACTTGTAGTGTCAACATGGTGAAAGGCATCACATGGTGAGACAGCAGGATCAAACCAATTCAGACCTATTTGCCCTTACGTGAAAAGCCACTGATTCCATCACAGGGACTCTCAGGATGGCATCTAATCCTAACAAAGTCACAAAGATCCTCCACAAAAAACACCAACACATGAATTGTGGGGATTAAGTTTGCAAGGCATGATGAACTTATGTGTCATACATTCAAATCACGGCACCTCACAAAGAGACTCCGGAGAACTGCTTCACCGCTTTGACTACGTGAGGACACAGCGGTAGG from Ochotona princeps isolate mOchPri1 chromosome 1, mOchPri1.hap1, whole genome shotgun sequence encodes:
- the TMEM200A gene encoding transmembrane protein 200A, translating into MIATGGVITGLAALKRQDSARSQHHVNLTPSPAAQEKKPVRRRPRADVVVVRGKIRLYSPSGFFLILGVLISIVGIAMAVLGYWPQKEHFINAETTLSTNETQVIRNQGGVVVRFFEQHLHSDKMKMLGPFTMGIGIFIFICANAILHENRDKETKIIHMRDIYSTVIDIHTLRIKEQKHMNGMYTGLVGETEVRQNGSSCASRLAANTIASFSGFRSSFRMDSSVEEDELMLNESKSVGHLMPPLLSDSAVSVFGLYPPSSTAADEKTSGPRKCETKSIVSSSISAFTLPVIKLNNCVIDEPSIDNITEDVDNVKSKSRNLSMDSLMVPLPSASESFQPVSMGLPRNYSVGESLSSQYKSSVALGPGAGQFLSPGAARRQFGSNTSLHLLSSHSKSLDLERGPSTLTVQAEQRKHPSWPRLDRSNSKGYMKLENKEDPMDRLLVPQAAIKKDFTNKEKLLMISRSHNNLSFEHDEFLSNNLKRGTSETRF